The Synergistaceae bacterium sequence GCGCCCCGGCATACGGGTCATTGGCGTCGAGCCCGAGCATATCGCGCGTTATTCGGAAAGCCGCAAAGCCGGAAAGCCCGTGACGGTGGAGATGGGGCCAACCCTGGCCGACGGTTTGATGATCACCGCCACCGGAGAATGCAATTATCCCCTGATCGAGAAATACGTGGACGAGGTGGTTGTGGCCTCGGACCCCTTCATTCGACAGGCCGTAACGGAAATTCTGTTCCGGGGCAAGGTGCTGGTGGAGCCCTCCGCCGCCATCGGCCTCGCGGCCGCTCTGGAGGGAACCTTTAAGGTGAAAAATGGAGAGCGCATCTGTTTCTTCCTCTCCGGCGGCAACATCGATCCGGACCGGCTGGTTTCCTTCCTGGAATAGATTCCGGTGACGGAGGCTTCATACCAATTTGAAATAAAAGGCCTAAAGTTAGAATAGCTAAAAGCAGTGATATTCAAACATTAGCTTCTTCATTAACGCTCGATTGAAAGCAAATTGGTATCAAACCTTCGTTCAGATCGATTTCAGATCGACTGAGGAAAGAGTGATAGCATGTCTCGGACAAAAACGAACGGGGCGATTACCGTTTTATCGCTGGGAATGGTGTTTTTTCACCTTTATACCGCTGCCCGTGGCGTATTGCCCGCAGTGGAACAGCGGGGAGTCCACCTTGCGTTTGCTCTTACAATCGCCGCTCTTTACGATCTGAAAAAAAGCGACTGGCCTCTGGGAAAAACTATTAACCTTGTGCGTATCGTCGCCCCAGGCGTCATCGTTTTTTACCTTTTGTACAATTTTCACAGTATCATGGAGCGTTTTGGCATCCCCAGCGGCCCGGACATGGCGGCAGGAATCGCGCTGATTCTGCTGGTGCTGGAGTTCACAAGGCGTATTACGGGACCGGTGCTGATGGGAATCGCTCTGGTGTTTCTGGTTTACGCCTTCGCCGGTCCCTGGCTGCCGGGAATGCTGTGGCACAGAGGGTACGATCTGGAGCGTCTCGTTACACAAATTTCCCTGAGCACAGAAGGCATTTTCGGAACGCCTCTGGGGGTTTCAGCCAATTATGTTTTTCTCTTTGTCATTTTCGGATCATTGCTTGATATTACAGGAATAGGACAATTTTATATCGACGTGGCCATGCGGGCTGTAGGAAAAAGCTGCGGGGGAGCCGCTAAGGCGGCCATTGTAGCAAGCTCCTGCTTTGGAACGATTTCCGGCTCCGCCGTGGCCAACGTCATGGGAACGGGCTCCATAACGATTCCCCTGATGAAATCTCTGGGCTACACCTCCGCTTTTTCCGGAGCCGTGGAGGCTGTGGCATCCACGGGGGGACAGATCATGCCGCCCATGATGGGAGCCGGAGCCTACATCATGGCCGAAATTCTGGGAATCCCCTTCCGCTCTGTCATTCTGGCGGCCCTGCTGCCCGCGGTCATTTTCTACTGCACCCTTTTCGTAACCGTCCATTTTACAGCAAAAAGGCAGCAGCTGGTTGGAGCGGACACCTCCGAACTTCCCGGTCTGCCGGAGATGTTCAAAAAAAAGGGATTGTGTATCGCTCCTCTTGTCGTGCTGATTGCCATGCTGGTCTTTCTGCGCGTCTCGGTCATCAAAGCGGCTGTGTGGGCCATTTTCACTACCCTGGCCGTAGGTCTTTTTTATTCCCGGCGTGATTTAAAGCATTATGCCCTCGGGCTGAAAGACGCCTTCATCAATGGCGCCAGGACCGCGCTGGTGGTCATCGCCTCCACAGCCTGCGCGGGGATCGTGGTGGCCGTCATCAACCTCACCGGGATCGGAATGAAGTTTACCGGCATCATCCTGGCCATTGCCGGGGGAAATCTTTTCCTTGTCCTGTTCTTCATCATGCTGGCCAGTATGCTGATTGGAATGGGTTTACCCACAACCCCCGCCTATTTGATTCTGGCGGTTCTGGGAGCACCGACCCTGGTCAGACTGGGCGTCGTCCCCATAGCGGCCCACTTATTCGTCTTTTATTTCAGTTGTTTATCCATGATAACGCCTCCTGTGGCTCTGGCGGTTTACGCGGCCAGCGGTCTCGCAAAGGCCAATTTCTGGAGGACCGGCATAGAGGCCTGCAAGCTGGGTCTGACAGCCTTTTTTATCCCTTATGTTTTCGTGTACGACCCCATCCTTATCTGGCAGGGTCCTCTGTGGCACATCTTCCTCTCGGCTCTGACCGCCATTTTGGGGTCCATAGGAATTGGAGCAGGCATATGCGGCTGGTTTTTCAGAAAAACTTTTGTGTGGGAACGCATTGTTCTCATAATCAGCGGATTTTTATTGATTTTGCCCAATATTATTTTTTCCGTAATCGGTTTTGTTCTCCTTGTCGCCGTTTATTCATGGCAAAAACGCAGCTTAAAAACAATTTAATATAGAAATATTTTTCAGAAGGGAGAGAAGTAATTTTGAAAAACAGGTTCGTTCAAATAACGCTTATGGTCACTGTGCTTACCCTGTTGTTCTGCGGCAGCGTGCAGGGAGGAGAGGTCCGACAGATTTCCATCGCCGGAGCCGGAACTTCCGGTACGTTTTATATTATGGCTTCCGGATTTGCGGATTTATTCCAGAAAAATTTAAAAATCACGGCAGTCTCTGAGGTTACGGCCGGAGCCGTGGAAAACGCCCGTCTGCTGGACGCGGGCAAGGTGGAAATGGGCGTCCTCCAGCTGGACGTCATGCTGGATGCGCTGAAAGGGCAAAACGCCACGTTCAAAGAGCCCGTCAAAATTTCTTCTCTGGTTCCCATGTACCCCAACATCGTTCAGGTTATCGCGCTGAAGGACTCCCCCATCAAAACCTTTGCCGACCTCAAAGGGAAAAAGGTTTCCGTGGGCTCTCCCGGAAGCGGCATTCTGGCCACGAATAAGATTATCCTCGAAACCATGGGGCTGTCCATGGAGACCATCGATCCGCGGTATCTTTCCTTTGTCGAAACCACGGACGCCTTCCGGGACGGGCAAATCGACGCGGCCATCGTCAATACGGCGGCGCCGGCGCCCTGGGTTGTGGACCTGGAGACCACCCATCCCGTCAAACTGATCCCCTTTACAGCGGAAGACATTAAGAAATTTTGCTCTCAGTACACGTATTTCGTTCCCATCTCTCTGACCAAAGATACGTACAAATCTTTGGACGGAGACGTGGATACCTTTGCCCTGTGGATTACGCTGGCGGCGCTGGACAGCTTCCCGGAACAGACAGCCTACGACGCCACGCGACTGATCTTCGAAAACGTGGAAACTCTGAAAAGCATTCACTCGGCGGCCAAATATATTTCCCTCGAAAACGTAAAATCCATCAACGTCCCCTTCCATCCGGGAGCGGCCAGGTATTTAAAGGAAAAAGGAATAGACGTCAGGGTGAAATAGAAGGTGAAAGAGAATGATAAAACTGGGATTAATCGGCTGTGGAACCATCGGCTCTTATCTCGTTAAACAAATTACGGAAAAACCGGAGCTGAATTTGGAAATAAAGGCGATCTGCGGCCGCAGCAGCACCTCAAGAGGCAGAGAACTGGCCGGGAGCAAGGGTATTTTCTGGACTACGGACATTGAGGAACTGGCGGCGCAAAAGCCGGACGTCGTTGTCGAAGCCGCCTCCCATGAGGCTCTCGCCTCCAGCGGGGCTTTCTGCCTTGAACGTGGAATCGACCTCGTTCCAGCCAGTGTCGGCGCTTTGGTCGACAATCATTTGCTGGAAAAACTGAAAAACGCCGCACAAAAAGGCGGAGCTGTATTCTACATTCCTTCGGGAGGAATAGGAGGTATGGATGCCCTTCAGGCAGCCTGTATCGCCGGTGTGGACAAGGTGACGATGACGACTCGAAAAATGCCTCGGGCGTGGAAAAACATCCCTTACGTGGAGCGTTTAAACGTCGATCTGACGAACCTGAAGGAGCCCTGCCTGCTTTATGAAGGCCCAGCCCGGGACTGCGTCAAAGAGTTTCCTCAAAATATCAACATTGCCGCCGTGCTGAGCCTGTCGGGCATCGGATTTGACCGAACCCGGGTTCGCATTCTGGCTGATCCTTCTGTCACGCTGAATACGCACGAAATTGCCTGGGAAGGGGCTTCCGGAAAAGGCCGCATCATTCTGGAAAACGTGGCGGACCCGGAAAACCCCAAAACGACTTACCTTGCGGCTCTGAGCATTCTGACCGTGCTGAAAAGAATCAAAGCGTCCTGGAGGGTAGGATCCTGAATTGACAGGTATTAGTAATCGTGTACTAAAAAAAGACGCTTAACACTGGTAAGTGACGCACAAAAATTTATATGAACTCCTGGAGAGACACCCCTGTTTACGTTACAAACTGCAAACAATCTGTCAATAAGATTTTGAATGAGGTTGGCTCAAAAGAATTTTTGGCTTTTCAAAATCGTAAGGGAGGGAAGAGTTATGCAGGTGAACAGACGGACAGAAAAAACAGCATTTTTCCTTATTATTCTCCTGGTGGTATCGCTGTGTGCGGTTATTTTTGAGGTTTCCCCCGCGAACGCGGCTTTTCCGGAAAAACCGATAACCATCATCAACTCGGCGACAGCGGGGTCTCCGACGGATGTGCTCGCGCGCCAGATCGCCAACTGCGCGGAACAGTTTCTCGGACAGCCCATGGTTGTCGTCAACAAGCCGGGGGGCGGCGGAGGCGCGGCCTTTGCGGCGCTGCTCATGGAACCCGCTGACGGGTATACCGTTGCGTCCATCAACGCATCTCAGATTACCGCCCTTCAAACTCAGCTCAAAAAAGATTTCTCCTACGACGATTTTGACTTCGTCTGCAGTACACAGTTGGATCCTTACGCGGTGGCCGTTTTGGCGGATGGTCCCTTCAAAACGCTGCAGGATATCGCCGATTATGCCAAAAAAGAGGGTACCGTCATGGTGGGAGGACAGGGCACCGGGACGGGGCATCATCTGATGATTCTGCGTTTTGCGCAGCTCGGCGGTTTTGACGTCACATGGCTGCCTTACCAGGGAGGGGCTGACTCGGTGACCAACCTTCTGGGCGGACACGTTCAGGTAATCGCCACGGCGCCCGCCACCGTCAGCCAGTACGTAGAGGCCGGCAAAATTCGCATTCTCGCGGTCAGCGGGGAAAAACGCCTCGAATTCTTCCCCGACGCCCCCACGTTCAAAGAGTCGGGTTACGACATCGTCATGACGATTTATCGAGGTTTCATCGCCAAAAAGGGAATTTCGGCGGACGTCAGGGCAAAACTGTCCTCAAGCATACAGAAGGCGATGGAAGTTCCCGCTTTTCAGGAATTTGTAAGAAAATCGAATCAGATCATCACGTATATGGATTCAGAGGAATTTTCCGCGTACGCCAAAAAAGATTTTGAACAGATGGCGCAGATGGCGGAGCTTCAAAAATAATAACATTTAACTGATAAAATAAATTTAGAGATAGAAGGTGAATTGATGGAGATCTGGATTGGAGAATCTCTGTTGGCTTTCGCTTTCTCAGTCTGCGGTGCGCTTTTTTGGATGGCGGCCTCTTCGTTCGGTTCTTTGACGGACAGGATAGGACCGGCCCATTTTCCGAAACTGCTGGCTCTGTCGCTGATTCTGCTTGGAGGTATCAACCTTTTCCGGGCAATCCGACGGCGAAAAAAAGATAAAACGAAATTCTCCATCGATCTTCAGCTTCTGAGGGGCATTATCCTTTCTGCGGCCTATATTTTTCTCATTCCCGCAGGAGGCTATTTCATCGTCACTCCGATTTTTTCCATTTGCCTTCTGTTGTCGCTGGGATATCGAAATCCCCTGAAAGTCGCGCTGGTTACGATGGGATTCACCATCGTCGCATACGTTCTTTTTTACAAAATACTGTCCGTGCCGCTGCCTGTGTGATGCAATCATGCTGGAACATCTGACGGCTGGATTTGTACACATCTTCGAACCTTCGGCGCTGCTGGCCCTTTTGGCGGGCACGGTGATTGGTTATTTTGTGGGAGCCATGCCGGGACTGAACCCGACCTTGGGAATATCACTCCTCATTCCCTTCACCTTCGGCATGAAGCCCGTCCCGGCAATCGTCCTGCTGACCGGGCTCTATATGGCGTGCGAGTATGGCGGCGGCATCACGGCCATTCTCATCAATACACCGGGGACCTCCGCCGCGGCAGCTACCGCTCTCGATGGATATCCCCTCACGCGTCAGGGGCAGGCGGGCAGAGCGTTGGGCATTTCCATGATCAGTTCGGGAATTGGGAACCTTCTGAGCACCGTTCTGCTGCTCTTTTCTGCCGTTCCACTGGCAGCCTTTGCCCTGAAATTCGGAGGGCCGGAGTATTTTGCTCTGGCCTTCCTGGGACTCAGTATCGTGTCGACGCTCTCGGCGGAAGATTTGATCAGGGGCTGTATCAGCGCGATTTTCGGTCTGCTCCTGTCCTGTATTGGAGTAGACGCGGTCAGCGGAACATCCCGTTTTGTGGTGAGCTATCACTTTCTCGGAGGAATGCCCTTTGTCCCCGCAATGGTGGGGTTATTTGCTATTTCCGAAGTGTTCAGCCTCTTTGAAAAATCCGAAGAAAAAAGCCTCGCCGGCAACGTCGAAGGAAAGGTGGATTCCCTGCCCACTGTCGAAGATATTAAATATGTCATGCCGACGATTCTGCGGGGGACACTGTTGGGATATATTGTGGGCGTCATTCCGGCGGCAGGAGCCAACATTGCATCCTGGCTCGCCTACAATAACGCCAGACAGCGCTCCGGACACCCGGAAAAATTCGGACATGGAGCCATTGAAGGGATAGCGGCCTGCGAATCGGCGAACAACGCGGCCGTCAGCGGAGCTCTGGTTCCTTTGTTGACGCTGGGTATTCCCGGATCGTCCGCGG is a genomic window containing:
- a CDS encoding TRAP transporter permease translates to MSRTKTNGAITVLSLGMVFFHLYTAARGVLPAVEQRGVHLAFALTIAALYDLKKSDWPLGKTINLVRIVAPGVIVFYLLYNFHSIMERFGIPSGPDMAAGIALILLVLEFTRRITGPVLMGIALVFLVYAFAGPWLPGMLWHRGYDLERLVTQISLSTEGIFGTPLGVSANYVFLFVIFGSLLDITGIGQFYIDVAMRAVGKSCGGAAKAAIVASSCFGTISGSAVANVMGTGSITIPLMKSLGYTSAFSGAVEAVASTGGQIMPPMMGAGAYIMAEILGIPFRSVILAALLPAVIFYCTLFVTVHFTAKRQQLVGADTSELPGLPEMFKKKGLCIAPLVVLIAMLVFLRVSVIKAAVWAIFTTLAVGLFYSRRDLKHYALGLKDAFINGARTALVVIASTACAGIVVAVINLTGIGMKFTGIILAIAGGNLFLVLFFIMLASMLIGMGLPTTPAYLILAVLGAPTLVRLGVVPIAAHLFVFYFSCLSMITPPVALAVYAASGLAKANFWRTGIEACKLGLTAFFIPYVFVYDPILIWQGPLWHIFLSALTAILGSIGIGAGICGWFFRKTFVWERIVLIISGFLLILPNIIFSVIGFVLLVAVYSWQKRSLKTI
- a CDS encoding TAXI family TRAP transporter solute-binding subunit, producing the protein MKNRFVQITLMVTVLTLLFCGSVQGGEVRQISIAGAGTSGTFYIMASGFADLFQKNLKITAVSEVTAGAVENARLLDAGKVEMGVLQLDVMLDALKGQNATFKEPVKISSLVPMYPNIVQVIALKDSPIKTFADLKGKKVSVGSPGSGILATNKIILETMGLSMETIDPRYLSFVETTDAFRDGQIDAAIVNTAAPAPWVVDLETTHPVKLIPFTAEDIKKFCSQYTYFVPISLTKDTYKSLDGDVDTFALWITLAALDSFPEQTAYDATRLIFENVETLKSIHSAAKYISLENVKSINVPFHPGAARYLKEKGIDVRVK
- a CDS encoding aspartate dehydrogenase, which encodes MIKLGLIGCGTIGSYLVKQITEKPELNLEIKAICGRSSTSRGRELAGSKGIFWTTDIEELAAQKPDVVVEAASHEALASSGAFCLERGIDLVPASVGALVDNHLLEKLKNAAQKGGAVFYIPSGGIGGMDALQAACIAGVDKVTMTTRKMPRAWKNIPYVERLNVDLTNLKEPCLLYEGPARDCVKEFPQNINIAAVLSLSGIGFDRTRVRILADPSVTLNTHEIAWEGASGKGRIILENVADPENPKTTYLAALSILTVLKRIKASWRVGS
- a CDS encoding tripartite tricarboxylate transporter substrate binding protein yields the protein MQVNRRTEKTAFFLIILLVVSLCAVIFEVSPANAAFPEKPITIINSATAGSPTDVLARQIANCAEQFLGQPMVVVNKPGGGGGAAFAALLMEPADGYTVASINASQITALQTQLKKDFSYDDFDFVCSTQLDPYAVAVLADGPFKTLQDIADYAKKEGTVMVGGQGTGTGHHLMILRFAQLGGFDVTWLPYQGGADSVTNLLGGHVQVIATAPATVSQYVEAGKIRILAVSGEKRLEFFPDAPTFKESGYDIVMTIYRGFIAKKGISADVRAKLSSSIQKAMEVPAFQEFVRKSNQIITYMDSEEFSAYAKKDFEQMAQMAELQK
- a CDS encoding tripartite tricarboxylate transporter TctB family protein, producing the protein MEIWIGESLLAFAFSVCGALFWMAASSFGSLTDRIGPAHFPKLLALSLILLGGINLFRAIRRRKKDKTKFSIDLQLLRGIILSAAYIFLIPAGGYFIVTPIFSICLLLSLGYRNPLKVALVTMGFTIVAYVLFYKILSVPLPV
- a CDS encoding tripartite tricarboxylate transporter permease; this encodes MLEHLTAGFVHIFEPSALLALLAGTVIGYFVGAMPGLNPTLGISLLIPFTFGMKPVPAIVLLTGLYMACEYGGGITAILINTPGTSAAAATALDGYPLTRQGQAGRALGISMISSGIGNLLSTVLLLFSAVPLAAFALKFGGPEYFALAFLGLSIVSTLSAEDLIRGCISAIFGLLLSCIGVDAVSGTSRFVVSYHFLGGMPFVPAMVGLFAISEVFSLFEKSEEKSLAGNVEGKVDSLPTVEDIKYVMPTILRGTLLGYIVGVIPAAGANIASWLAYNNARQRSGHPEKFGHGAIEGIAACESANNAAVSGALVPLLTLGIPGSSAAAVLIGALTIQGLQPGPLLFTRNPEIPYSIIAAFLLGAPLMTGLGIFCARFFAKVTLVPREIVAFSVLGVCILGTFALDNSMFYVWVMFAFGIVGYFMKKCGYPAAPMVLAMVLGQMAEYNLRLALLMGKGSFMIFLRRPICLIVLILTLFSLAWPLWRKYKMKRYQVERTAKNG